The Parvibaculum sp. region GATCAGCCGCGAAACCGCCGAGAATATCTATGGTGTCACCATCGAGGAGCGACCGAAAGCCAGCGGGGGCCTCCGCTTTTGCGTCAGTGCCTCGGGAAGGCAAAAAGCCGCCGGACGGGACTGATGTGTATTTCCGTCGGGGTGGCTGGCGGGATTCATATGAATACGTGATAATTCCGCGCTTGCCTGCGACGAGCCAAATGAGGTCAAAGGCGATCTCGGCCGTTCATGCCCTTGCCTCGGGAGTTTGCGAATTTGACTGAGAAGGAACCGAGCGGGATCGTACCGATATTCGTGCCCAAGGCCTCGGATATATTGGCCGCGCGCCTACGCGATCTCATTCTTGCGGGTAAGTTCGTAGCGGGCGATATGCTGCCGGCCGAGCGAGAACTGGTCGCGGAATCAGGCCTGAGCCGCGCGTCGGTGCGCGAGGCGCTCCGGGTCCTCGAAGCTGAGAACCTGGTTACGACCCGCCCCGGCCGACTTGGCGGCTCGATGGTGACCCTTCCCGGCCGCAAGTCCGTCGCGCGCTCGGTGGAGCTGTTCATCCGCACCCACGGTATCCGGCTCGAATCGCTACTGGACTGTCGGCTAGCCGTCGAGCCCATGATGGCGAGCCTGGCCGCTGTCAAACGAAGTCCGGAAGAACTGGCTGAGATGGAGCGACTCCACGAAGCCTTTCTCGCCTCGGGCGACGACATCGCCGCCTACAAGCAGA contains the following coding sequences:
- a CDS encoding FCD domain-containing protein — translated: MTEKEPSGIVPIFVPKASDILAARLRDLILAGKFVAGDMLPAERELVAESGLSRASVREALRVLEAENLVTTRPGRLGGSMVTLPGRKSVARSVELFIRTHGIRLESLLDCRLAVEPMMASLAAVKRSPEELAEMERLHEAFLASGDDIAAYKQINLEWHLAVARASQNEPLIALMEAISDSILKAADYQQVTTEGIRHEAFLAHTRIMKAITQGDAALAFKSMERHVSAYSKVARERLHRQQVSANLQPEKRLRKKEPAAD